From Deinococcus aquaticus, one genomic window encodes:
- a CDS encoding DUF305 domain-containing protein, with product MRRLAAGVLAALLLGGGALLALTPRQAPPTPQSAEVTFVRGMIPHHAQAITMAQALRRRSGDRTLRSLALDIELGQQEQIRQMQGWLHLWNLPPVDPAAPLPAAHARMMGMASPAELNALNTRPVPEAETLFVQLMIRHHQGALVMARPALDGGVRPQVQLLARQITGTQRGEITALSALLRRRDQTPLPPPPGLETDSVAPVHHH from the coding sequence GTGAGGCGCCTGGCGGCGGGCGTACTGGCGGCGCTGCTGCTGGGCGGCGGGGCGCTGCTGGCCCTCACGCCCCGGCAGGCACCGCCCACCCCGCAGAGCGCCGAGGTGACGTTCGTGCGCGGCATGATCCCCCACCACGCCCAGGCGATCACGATGGCACAGGCCCTGCGGCGGCGTTCCGGGGACCGCACGCTGCGCTCGCTGGCGCTGGATATCGAGCTGGGGCAGCAGGAACAGATCCGGCAGATGCAGGGCTGGCTGCACCTGTGGAACCTGCCGCCCGTGGACCCGGCCGCGCCCCTGCCCGCCGCGCACGCCCGGATGATGGGCATGGCGTCACCCGCCGAACTGAATGCCCTGAACACCCGGCCCGTTCCGGAAGCCGAAACGCTGTTCGTGCAACTGATGATCCGCCACCACCAGGGAGCGCTGGTCATGGCGCGGCCCGCGCTGGACGGCGGTGTACGCCCACAGGTGCAGTTGCTGGCGCGGCAGATCACGGGTACGCAACGCGGCGAGATCACCGCACTGAGCGCCCTGCTGCGGCGGCGCGACCAGACCCCGCTGCCGCCCCCGCCGGGACTGGAAACGGACAGCGTCGCCCCCGTCCACCATCACTGA
- a CDS encoding rhodanese-related sulfurtransferase → MSAPHPAPSLPDAPSDPTPRPAFVVAALYQFRVVADPAGLRERLLPLGAAHGLCGTLIVASEGINGTVAGSRAGIDALHGALLAEGFTGLEYKESGASEQPFRRFKVRVKAEIVTMGAAVEPTREAGQYVAPHDWNALISAPDVVVIDTRNRYEVKAGTFRGALDPGIDSFREFPAWLDAHAAELEGKRVAMFCTGGIRCEKSTSLLRQRGYADVFHLQGGILQYLEDVPEEDSRWDGECFVFDGRVTVGHGLREGGAVMCHSCGWPLDEQERTDALFEEGVSCRHCHAQTTPEQKAAFRARQRHFDRQATTTAP, encoded by the coding sequence ATGTCTGCGCCCCACCCTGCCCCTTCCCTGCCCGACGCTCCCTCCGATCCCACCCCCCGGCCCGCCTTCGTGGTGGCGGCGCTGTATCAGTTCCGGGTGGTGGCCGACCCGGCGGGCCTGCGCGAGCGGCTGCTGCCGCTGGGGGCCGCGCACGGCCTGTGCGGCACGCTGATCGTGGCGTCCGAGGGCATCAACGGCACGGTCGCTGGGAGCCGCGCGGGCATTGACGCGCTGCACGGGGCGCTGCTGGCCGAGGGGTTCACGGGCCTGGAGTACAAGGAATCCGGGGCCAGCGAGCAGCCGTTCCGGCGCTTCAAGGTGCGCGTGAAAGCCGAGATCGTGACGATGGGCGCGGCGGTCGAACCGACCCGGGAGGCCGGGCAGTACGTGGCCCCGCACGACTGGAACGCACTGATCAGCGCGCCGGACGTGGTCGTGATCGACACCCGCAACCGCTACGAGGTGAAAGCCGGGACGTTCCGGGGTGCGCTGGACCCTGGGATCGATTCGTTCCGGGAATTCCCGGCGTGGCTGGACGCACATGCCGCCGAGCTGGAAGGCAAGCGCGTGGCGATGTTCTGCACCGGGGGTATCCGCTGTGAGAAGAGCACCAGCCTGCTGCGCCAGCGCGGGTACGCGGACGTGTTTCACCTGCAGGGCGGGATCCTGCAGTATCTGGAGGACGTGCCCGAGGAGGACAGCCGCTGGGACGGCGAGTGCTTCGTGTTCGACGGCCGCGTGACCGTCGGGCACGGCCTGCGCGAGGGCGGGGCCGTGATGTGCCACTCGTGCGGGTGGCCGCTGGACGAGCAGGAACGCACGGACGCGCTGTTCGAGGAGGGCGTCAGCTGCCGCCACTGCCACGCGCAGACCACGCCGGAGCAGAAGGCGGCGTTCCGGGCGCGGCAACGGCACTTCGACCGGCAGGCGACCACCACCGCCCCGTGA
- a CDS encoding DUF262 domain-containing protein, with translation MSQSHDNASSESLKNLVEQIDSDKPKILLPEFQRDFVWEIEQTHALFDSLVRGIFVGSVIFGKPSFEMTLRKIDDRPRKGKGKNAPITRISFTEEQIKKSSQVDGLKIVLDGQQRTTSIYRALKGIDKVFFAVRSDADVSIIKDSDLENAMHPHLGITGEDHEDFVCIPLHFAFEYMINAPFDDEVKEYFIKNTKLGSKLNNSGDTENVNYHFRIFRQMLPKFKTMFEQPQLLSYYLLDMSLDKFTTFFERSNSKGIQLNFTDILAAKVFGSFNLRDAFEKFSETHKGMPVNRELMVRATALMTGRFSDKIEKSKLLTELKADDFIAHWDDVVELHDRALAFLIEQRFAIAVKWLPYDNMLIPLMMFYRELDNINSGSLNHSQYTFIRWWYWASVFSERYTAASNEKITADVKILQKIARGEHIEANYFLRFRPSIDDAEELVSYNRSQSAIYRGVLNLVHFASSGLRDWTNGGLISTGHLGSKELQDHHFFPKGFLKKTANSQDCSDYEVDVIKDCVLNRVLMPKDTNLKISDKMPYDYLVDLKKKNPNIEDSLKSHMVPLELISDSQASYKIKHMLIKRGMEILKNIRHETIEAEPNIRLQFTVESTSRPNS, from the coding sequence GTGTCCCAGTCGCACGACAACGCCAGCAGCGAAAGCTTGAAAAATCTTGTCGAACAGATAGATTCCGATAAACCGAAAATTCTTTTACCGGAATTTCAACGTGATTTTGTCTGGGAGATCGAACAAACCCATGCATTGTTTGATAGCTTAGTAAGGGGCATATTTGTTGGCTCTGTCATTTTTGGCAAGCCCTCCTTTGAAATGACACTTCGGAAAATCGATGATAGGCCCAGGAAAGGGAAGGGGAAAAATGCCCCCATAACTAGAATATCCTTTACCGAGGAACAAATAAAGAAATCTAGCCAAGTCGACGGCCTCAAAATCGTACTTGATGGGCAACAGAGAACCACCAGTATATATAGAGCATTAAAGGGAATAGACAAAGTCTTCTTTGCAGTAAGATCAGATGCGGATGTCTCTATTATTAAAGACTCAGATTTGGAAAATGCCATGCACCCACATCTCGGCATAACTGGCGAGGACCATGAAGACTTTGTCTGCATACCACTGCATTTTGCGTTTGAGTATATGATAAATGCTCCTTTTGATGATGAAGTGAAAGAATATTTCATAAAAAATACCAAACTAGGCTCTAAGCTTAACAATAGCGGCGACACGGAAAATGTAAATTACCACTTCCGAATATTTCGGCAGATGCTTCCGAAGTTCAAGACAATGTTTGAGCAGCCGCAATTGTTATCATATTATCTTCTGGATATGAGTCTCGATAAATTTACAACTTTCTTCGAAAGGAGCAATTCAAAGGGAATACAGCTCAATTTCACGGACATCTTGGCGGCAAAGGTTTTTGGCTCCTTTAACTTGCGTGACGCATTCGAAAAATTTAGCGAAACGCATAAAGGTATGCCGGTAAATAGAGAATTGATGGTTAGAGCGACCGCCCTGATGACTGGCAGATTTTCGGATAAAATCGAAAAATCGAAGCTTCTTACCGAATTGAAGGCAGATGATTTTATAGCGCATTGGGATGACGTAGTGGAATTGCATGATAGGGCTCTCGCATTTTTAATAGAGCAAAGATTTGCAATTGCGGTCAAATGGCTCCCCTACGATAATATGCTCATTCCTCTTATGATGTTCTACAGAGAGTTAGATAACATCAATAGCGGCAGCTTAAATCATTCGCAATACACATTTATAAGATGGTGGTATTGGGCGTCGGTATTCTCAGAAAGATACACTGCTGCTTCAAACGAAAAAATTACTGCTGATGTGAAAATACTGCAAAAAATTGCGCGCGGCGAGCACATAGAGGCCAACTACTTCTTGAGGTTTAGGCCCTCTATTGATGATGCGGAAGAGCTCGTTTCATATAACAGATCACAGAGCGCTATATATCGTGGTGTCCTCAACTTGGTGCATTTTGCCTCATCAGGATTGAGAGACTGGACGAACGGAGGATTGATATCGACAGGGCACCTCGGCTCGAAAGAACTTCAAGATCATCACTTCTTCCCGAAAGGATTCCTGAAGAAGACAGCAAACTCTCAAGACTGCTCAGATTATGAGGTTGACGTCATCAAAGATTGTGTTCTAAACAGAGTCCTTATGCCAAAAGACACAAATCTGAAAATCAGCGATAAAATGCCATATGATTACTTGGTAGATTTGAAGAAGAAAAATCCAAATATCGAAGACAGTCTCAAATCACATATGGTTCCACTGGAATTGATTTCTGATTCACAGGCTAGTTATAAAATAAAACATATGCTCATAAAGAGAGGGATGGAAATATTAAAAAATATAAGACACGAAACCATAGAGGCCGAACCTAACATTCGACTGCAATTTACTGTCGAGTCAACATCGCGCCCAAATAGCTGA
- a CDS encoding ATP-binding cassette domain-containing protein gives MSVLPSTLISASGLSVLYGEWAVLDGVDLSVTAGERVALLGRNGAGKTTLLRVLTGERVPDDGEVWRQEGLRVAVLAQHHAHPPGLSVRALLDAAHPYRELEADLLALEADLGDPDTLERWTTLHVRLDDLDAFRWPARAARVLGMLDLTRFLGREAATLSGGERTRLALALALAREPDLLVLDEPTNHLDIRMREWLEGWLRDFRGGVLLTSHDRDFLDGVATRSVWLDAGEATPYAGGYSRARAQRDLERRTQSRAARLGGQEAGRLAGSVDTLDRWGRRSRALKSRAERVAVPEAPLPERQIRMRLLAGTAKAPLVAWGEHLSKSYAGRPVLHGAAFRLRQGDRVALMGANGTGKTTLMRLLSGELHPDPPGRDPDTGLPLPEPLLRVAGGVTVASLDQTWHGLTPGEGLHAQFERRFGRQATTLLGRAGFGAADWPKTPEVLSGGERARAGLALVSGLRADLLLLDEPTNHLDVDALLALEGAVQAYAGAVVIVTHDRRFAREVATRLWVIEDATLREVGGWGSREYRDPAATLQGDPPPPPPAPTPRQRLAPLEAKLGSLRAELDRPPGTLTGREEARVRAQAHELQQSLYALYAQVWQEAQYDTQVREPPLTVRAQRLGDAPGEGGGMFWAAQDQDCPHLAWDGQTLRWNGAPPAWFGAALLGGTLRILFERWGAGRVTLGDGGPTVTRRAYFEGLGLIRTD, from the coding sequence GTGTCTGTGCTGCCTTCCACCCTGATCAGTGCGTCCGGCCTGAGCGTCCTGTACGGCGAGTGGGCGGTGCTGGACGGCGTGGACCTGAGCGTGACGGCCGGTGAGCGCGTGGCGCTGCTGGGCCGCAATGGGGCGGGCAAGACGACGCTGCTGCGCGTCCTGACCGGCGAGCGCGTCCCGGACGACGGGGAGGTCTGGCGGCAGGAGGGGCTGCGGGTGGCGGTGCTGGCGCAGCATCACGCGCACCCGCCGGGCCTGAGCGTGCGTGCCCTGCTGGACGCCGCGCACCCCTACCGGGAGCTGGAGGCCGACCTGCTGGCGCTGGAGGCGGACCTGGGCGACCCGGACACCCTGGAACGTTGGACGACGCTGCACGTCCGCCTGGACGACCTGGACGCCTTCCGCTGGCCGGCGCGGGCGGCGCGGGTGCTGGGTATGCTGGATCTCACGCGCTTCCTGGGGCGCGAGGCGGCCACGCTGTCCGGCGGGGAGCGCACCCGGCTGGCCCTGGCGCTGGCCCTGGCGAGAGAACCGGACCTGCTGGTGCTGGATGAACCCACCAACCACCTGGACATCCGCATGCGCGAGTGGCTGGAAGGCTGGTTGCGGGACTTCCGGGGCGGCGTGCTGCTCACCAGCCATGACCGCGACTTCCTAGATGGCGTGGCGACCCGCAGCGTGTGGCTGGACGCGGGTGAGGCGACCCCGTACGCGGGCGGGTACTCGCGCGCGCGGGCGCAGCGGGACCTAGAGCGGCGCACGCAGTCCCGCGCGGCCCGCCTGGGCGGGCAGGAGGCCGGGCGGCTGGCGGGCAGCGTGGACACCCTGGACCGCTGGGGCCGCCGCTCGCGCGCCCTGAAGAGCCGCGCCGAGCGGGTCGCGGTGCCCGAGGCGCCCCTGCCGGAACGCCAGATCCGCATGCGCCTGCTGGCCGGCACGGCGAAAGCGCCGCTGGTCGCGTGGGGCGAGCACCTGAGCAAGAGTTACGCCGGGCGGCCCGTGTTGCACGGCGCGGCCTTCCGGCTGCGGCAGGGGGACCGGGTGGCCCTGATGGGCGCCAACGGCACGGGCAAGACCACCCTGATGCGCCTGCTGTCCGGCGAACTGCACCCGGACCCGCCGGGCCGCGACCCGGACACCGGCCTGCCGCTGCCGGAGCCGCTGCTGCGCGTGGCGGGTGGCGTGACGGTCGCCAGCCTCGACCAGACCTGGCACGGCCTGACGCCCGGCGAGGGCCTGCACGCGCAGTTCGAGCGGCGCTTCGGGCGGCAGGCGACCACCCTGCTGGGCCGCGCGGGCTTCGGCGCCGCCGACTGGCCCAAGACGCCCGAGGTGCTGTCCGGCGGGGAGCGCGCGCGTGCCGGACTGGCGCTCGTCAGCGGCCTGCGGGCCGACCTGCTGTTGCTGGACGAACCCACCAACCACCTGGACGTGGACGCCCTGCTGGCCCTGGAAGGCGCGGTGCAGGCGTACGCGGGCGCGGTCGTGATCGTCACGCATGACCGCCGCTTTGCGCGGGAGGTCGCCACGCGCCTGTGGGTAATCGAGGACGCCACGCTGCGCGAGGTGGGCGGCTGGGGCAGCCGCGAGTACCGCGACCCGGCCGCCACGCTTCAGGGCGACCCGCCGCCGCCACCGCCCGCGCCCACGCCCCGGCAGCGCCTCGCCCCGCTGGAAGCGAAACTGGGCAGCCTGCGCGCCGAACTGGACCGCCCGCCCGGCACCCTGACCGGCCGCGAGGAAGCCCGCGTGCGCGCCCAGGCGCACGAATTGCAGCAGAGCCTGTACGCCCTGTACGCGCAGGTCTGGCAGGAAGCGCAGTACGACACCCAGGTCCGCGAGCCGCCCCTGACCGTGCGCGCCCAGCGCCTCGGGGACGCGCCGGGTGAGGGGGGCGGCATGTTCTGGGCCGCGCAGGACCAGGACTGCCCGCACCTCGCCTGGGACGGCCAGACCCTGCGCTGGAACGGCGCGCCGCCCGCCTGGTTCGGCGCGGCCCTGCTGGGCGGCACCCTGAGAATCCTGTTCGAACGCTGGGGCGCCGGCCGCGTGACCCTGGGTGACGGCGGCCCCACCGTCACGCGCCGCGCTTACTTCGAGGGGCTGGGCCTGATCCGCACAGACTGA